A stretch of the Streptococcus oralis genome encodes the following:
- a CDS encoding formate--tetrahydrofolate ligase — MKTDIEIAQSIELKPIVDVVEKLGISYDDLELYGKYKAKLSFDKIRAVESNPVGKLILVTAINPTPAGEGKSTITIGLADALNKIGKKTMIAIREPSLGPVMGIKGGAAGGGYAQVLPMEDINLHFTGDMHAITTANNALSALIDNHLHQGNELGIDQRRILWKRVVDLNDRALRHVTVGLGGPLNGIPREDGFDITVASEIMAILCLATDIEDLKRRLANIVIGYRYDRTPVTVGDLQVEGSLALILKDAIKPNLVQTIYGTPAFVHGGPFANIAHGCNSVLATSTALRLADYTVTEAGFGADLGAEKFLDIKTPNLPTSPDAVVIVATLRALKMNGGVAKDALTEENVEAVRAGFANLKRHVENIRKFGIPAVVSINEFVSDTEAEIAALKELCASINVPVELASVWADGAEGGVALAETLVKTIAENPANYTRLYDNDLSVQEKIEKIVTEIYRGSKVNFEKKAQTQIAQIVQNGWDKLPICMAKTQYSFSDNPNALGAPENFEITIRELVPKLGAGFIVALTGDVMTMPGLPKRPAALNMDVESDGTVLGLF; from the coding sequence ATGAAAACAGATATTGAAATCGCACAGAGTATTGAGTTGAAACCAATCGTTGATGTTGTTGAGAAATTGGGTATTTCTTATGATGATTTGGAATTGTACGGGAAGTATAAGGCTAAGCTCAGCTTTGATAAAATTCGTGCTGTTGAGAGCAATCCAGTTGGGAAATTGATCTTGGTTACTGCCATCAATCCAACACCAGCAGGTGAAGGAAAGTCAACCATTACCATTGGTCTTGCAGATGCCTTAAACAAAATTGGCAAGAAAACCATGATTGCTATCCGCGAACCATCTCTTGGACCAGTAATGGGGATTAAGGGTGGTGCAGCCGGTGGTGGTTATGCCCAAGTATTGCCAATGGAGGACATCAATCTTCACTTTACCGGGGATATGCATGCCATTACAACTGCTAACAATGCCCTTTCTGCCTTGATTGACAATCACCTGCATCAAGGAAATGAGCTGGGAATTGACCAACGTCGTATTCTCTGGAAACGTGTGGTGGACTTGAACGACCGCGCCCTTCGTCATGTGACCGTTGGACTTGGTGGTCCTCTAAATGGTATTCCTCGTGAGGATGGCTTTGATATTACAGTTGCTTCAGAAATCATGGCCATTCTTTGCTTGGCTACGGATATTGAAGACTTGAAACGTCGTTTGGCCAATATCGTTATCGGCTATCGTTACGATCGTACGCCAGTTACTGTTGGTGATTTGCAGGTTGAGGGGTCTTTAGCATTGATTTTGAAAGATGCTATCAAACCGAACTTGGTTCAGACAATTTACGGTACACCTGCCTTTGTACATGGTGGTCCATTTGCTAATATCGCTCATGGATGTAACTCTGTTTTGGCAACAAGCACAGCCCTTCGCTTGGCTGATTATACTGTTACTGAAGCTGGTTTTGGTGCAGACCTTGGTGCTGAGAAATTCCTTGACATTAAGACACCAAACTTGCCAACATCTCCAGATGCTGTTGTTATCGTCGCAACCCTTCGTGCCCTTAAGATGAATGGTGGCGTAGCTAAGGACGCTCTTACAGAGGAAAATGTGGAAGCAGTTCGTGCAGGTTTTGCTAACTTGAAACGCCACGTTGAGAACATCCGTAAGTTTGGTATTCCAGCAGTTGTTTCGATTAATGAATTTGTCTCTGATACAGAAGCTGAAATCGCAGCTTTGAAGGAACTCTGTGCCTCTATCAATGTGCCAGTTGAGTTGGCTAGTGTCTGGGCTGATGGCGCAGAAGGTGGCGTAGCACTTGCCGAAACACTTGTCAAGACAATCGCTGAAAACCCAGCCAACTACACTCGTCTTTATGACAATGACCTTTCTGTCCAAGAAAAGATTGAAAAAATTGTCACTGAAATCTACCGTGGTAGCAAAGTGAACTTTGAGAAGAAAGCTCAAACTCAAATTGCCCAAATCGTTCAGAATGGTTGGGACAAATTGCCAATCTGTATGGCGAAAACTCAGTACAGTTTCTCAGACAATCCAAATGCACTTGGAGCACCAGAAAACTTTGAAATTACCATTCGTGAATTGGTACCAAAATTAGGTGCAGGCTTCATCGTTGCCCTAACTGGTGATGTCATGACCATGCCAGGACTTCCAAAACGTCCAGCCGCTCTTAATATGGATGTTGAAAGTGACGGGACCGTTCTAGGTTTGTTCTAG
- the coaB gene encoding phosphopantothenate--cysteine ligase — MKILVTSGGTSEAIDIVRSITNHSTGRLGKIITETLLAAGHEVCLITTKRALKPEAHPNLSIREIDNTNDLLVVMQELVKEYQVLIHSMAVSDYTPVYMTGLEEVQASPNLEEFLSKQNHQTKISSTDEVQVLFLKKTPKIISLVKEWNPAIHLIGFKLLVDVSEDYLIEIARKSLIKNQADLIIANDLAQISANQHRAIFVEKEQLQTVQTKEEIANLLLEKIQAYDS; from the coding sequence ATGAAAATTTTAGTCACATCGGGCGGAACGAGTGAAGCTATCGATATTGTCCGCTCTATCACTAACCATTCTACAGGTCGTTTGGGGAAAATCATCACAGAAACCTTGCTTGCTGCGGGGCATGAAGTTTGTTTGATAACGACAAAACGAGCTTTGAAGCCAGAAGCTCATCCCAACTTAAGCATTCGAGAAATTGACAATACCAACGACCTTCTAGTTGTGATGCAAGAACTTGTTAAGGAATATCAGGTCTTAATCCACTCAATGGCCGTATCTGATTACACTCCTGTTTATATGACAGGGCTTGAGGAAGTTCAGGCTAGCCCTAATTTGGAAGAATTTTTAAGCAAGCAGAATCATCAGACTAAGATTTCTTCAACTGATGAGGTTCAGGTCTTATTCCTGAAAAAAACACCCAAAATCATCTCTCTGGTCAAAGAATGGAATCCTGCCATTCATCTGATTGGCTTTAAACTGCTGGTTGATGTCTCTGAGGATTATCTCATTGAGATCGCACGAAAGAGTCTTATCAAGAACCAAGCAGACTTAATCATTGCAAATGACCTCGCTCAAATTTCAGCAAATCAGCATCGCGCAATCTTTGTTGAGAAAGAACAACTCCAAACCGTTCAAACCAAAGAGGAAATTGCAAACCTCCTCCTTGAAAAAATTCAAGCATACGATTCATAG